In Arvicanthis niloticus isolate mArvNil1 chromosome 16, mArvNil1.pat.X, whole genome shotgun sequence, the sequence ccaCCACCCAGCGCTGTGATTATAAACCCTGGTGGCCATGCCCTGCCTCTTTCTGGGTTcgagggatctgaactcaggttctccccccttttcctccctcacctttctctctctctctctctctctctctctctctctctctctctctctccctctccctctccctctcctcctctttctctccctctccctccctgcctctctctctccctcccctacctctctctccctctccctccctgcctctctctctccctccccgcctctctctccctctccctctccctctccctctcctcctctttctctccctctccttcccccacctctttctctccctcccctacctctctctccctctccctccctgcctctctctctccctccccgcctctctctctctctctctctctctctctctctctctctctctctctctctctcctgctatgtagccctggctggcctgaaactcatagagatctatgTGCTTATCTCAGAGTTCTAGTATTAAAGGGAAGTACTAAGTTTCCTGACTGTTTTTATTCATGAGCATAGCAATAGGAGCTGTAAACCTGGCTCTGGTAAAACCTGGGCCGTTGGACTCTGCTGTGCATAGCCAGGAGGGATCTAGCTCATGAACACTAAATTTAAAGTAACTGGATGATTGTCTCATCGCCGACGTTGACTGTCAGGTAGATTGCTATTGGAAGTAGAAACCCCTCACATCCATTTTATGGAAAATGGATGTTAACATTTGAGCATCTAATTATCTTCATGGACCTTTAGAGCCAGATCCCAACAAGAGAGGGCTGGCAACTTTCTGGAAAAATGCAGATTGTCCTGCAAGAGCTTAGCTTTTAGCAATACTTTTGTGCTATCCACACGGGCATTTCTGAGCATATATATCAGCCCCTCAAGCTTAGACTTCAGAGGCCCTGGGTCTCCTCCTTGAGTTAAAAGGGGGAAGCAGGAGGGGAGGTACGCGAGCGCCACCTAGTGGCCGATGGCACCAGGCCCCTTGTTAGCTCAGAATCTCCACTGAGTATCAACACTACCAGCAACCTAGGGTTAGAAGGGTGTGAGGAGCCTTTGTTCCTAAAGCAAAGCAGGGGACTGAAACACACCCAAAGCCCTCTTCAGCAGCGCACTGCACGCAGAACGTTTTAATCAGGGCTCTCAACAAGACCTTGGCTCCGGGTGAGCTGACACATCAGCTAATTCCTTCTCCACACGGAATGGTTTATTTGTAGCCTAGAATCAGGGCTCAGTGTTACCATGAGTTATACAAGAGGAGGAAGCAAGCCGGCTGCTTATTTCAAACCCAAGTCAAGATAAGCCAGATAACGCTTTCAGCTATAAATTATTGGACATGTGTTACTATATTCGTGAGTGCACTCTTATATGCACAGCGTTCAGCTACACCCATCTACTTCCTTTCTCAGACCAATCAGTTCTTTCTCCTATTGCACAGTGTCCTCCAACAACCAGAGAAccaaacaaatgtttttaaaacctcCAGCTTTTTGCAAGTGAGAGTGGTAGCTTGCACCTAAATAGCGGAGTGAGACACTGCCATCCACTTTACAATGGCCGTGACTGAAACCAAACAAACTACGGGCAAACCCCTTCTCTTCACGTGCCCGGGCCTCAGGCTCAGGCGGGCCCTCCCATCCTGTTGGAGAGTTTGGTTTCTTGCTTTATGGGGGCTTTTTATTGGTCTCCCTGAGAACCTGCATGTTCTGAGAAGGAACTGAGTCTTCATTTCCCAGGGCTGTGGACAAAGCTCCCGTCTTTGTGCCTTTCACAGGCCATCAAGGACAGTGAGGTGTCAGTACATGTTCTCATGGCACCAGAGCAAGGGCTGTTAAAGACTGTTGGGGAAACCAAGAGGATGCTCTAGCCTTGGGGACTGTAGCAGTGGCTTGGGCTCCTTTATTGTGTTTCTCTTTACAACACCAAGTAGCAGAGAGCCCTGAGATTATTTGGTCAAACTTCAGgcataagggggggggggggggggggtctttaaTTTATCCAATGTCACCTACAAAAAAAAGTGTCAATTAAAAAGTGTGAATTTGTGGGCTCGTGACAATGGTGTCACATCGCTTTCCTCATTTCCATTTGAATGGGGCTTGGAAGGAGCAGATCCTGTTGTTTATGGTGCTCCCATCCGtcctccccatcccatcccttccTCCACCCCAGTCTTGCCAATGTATAAACAACCCTAAAACCCGTCTCTTACAGCAGCTGGAAAGAATTGAGCTCCACCAAGACCCGGGTTCCATGCGCCCTGGAAACCCTGGCAAGGATGCTGTAATGAACCTGTATCCTTGTGGACTTTTCCACAGTAGTTTCCCACAGGGGATTTCCTCCTCCTCAGGGCTGTCACTTTCAGAGCTGCCACAGTATAGCCAGCAAAATCAGTGATATCTGTGACTTTAGTCATCATGGACGTGGTGGAGTACAGGGGCTGGCCCAGGGAACTTGTCTCATCTACtgcttcttaaaaaaattattgtgtttGTTACTTCAAAATTATGTGTATAatgctggatggtggtggtgcacgcctttaatcctagcactcaggaggcataggcaggggcaggggcaggggcaggggcaggggcaggggcaggggcaggggcaggggcaggggcaggggcaggggcaggggcaggggcaggggcaggggcaggggcaggggcaggggcaggggcaggggcaggggcaggggcaggggcaggcagactctgagtttgagaccagcttggtctacagagtgaattcaggaaagccagggatacacagagaaaccctgtctcaaaagaaaacgaaaacaaacaagtatatgtatatgtttgtgtgaggtTGTGTACACATGAATGCAGATGCTCTCAGAGATCAGAATGGGATCATCCACCTTGAACCTGCGCCGCAGATGGTTGTGATCCCTGTTACAAGGATCCTAGAATATGAGTCTTTTGTAaggccagtgatcttaactgctaagccatctttacAGCctccacttgtttgtttgtttgtttgtttttttttgtttttttgttttttttttttggacagggttcaCTGTGAGTTATAGCCTGGCTTTGATTTACATTCCTCTTGCCTCACACTCTGGcatgctgggatggcaggcatgCCCTTCCACACCTGACTTTTTAAGCCAGAagcattttctttcctctgaggGCGGAGAAAGCCTATCTTTGGATTTCTGTAATGTGAGCCTTTGGTGACCATGCATTAGCTCTCCCGTCTCATAGACATTTTATCATGGTGACTGTGGGGTCATAGGCTGGAGGGATGACACAGGCTGAAGAGCAGCCGTGGACCTGGTCTGGCAGCATGGATCTGTCTACCTCCACCAAAGAAGCGTGGCTTTCCTCCCATGGGAGCTGGGCCTGGTAAATCCCAGAGTCCCTTTATGTCCAGTCTCTCTAGTACAAGCCTGGCAGGGGGAAGGTACTGGACTGTGAGTGGACATGCGATGGACATACAGGCTGCAGAAGACCTCAGAGATGACCCAGAGCCCTCAGTAATGTGTCCCGCTGGCTGAGACTGCTGAGAGCCTGTGTTTGTGCTGCAGTCAGAGCTGATGTGTCCGTCTGTAAAGGAGCACAACCAGCTAGTGTCAGGCCAAATCTTCAGGCGGGCCTTTCCGTATATACACGCTATGATAGCTTAAAGAGGCTTTCCCAAATAACCTCCTGCtaagcattcatctctctgcagAAGATATAAAATTCCATCCTCACTGTACCTGTGACCTCAACTCCTTGGGAGGCTGCAAGCAGGAAGatggcaaattcaaggccagcggGAGCAACTTACTGAGTACCTGCCTCAAAACAGAAAGCACAAACAGGGCAGGGGGTACAGCTTGGTAGGGGGTGCTTATCAACCGAGTGTAAGGTCCAAGGTTCCATCCCTAGAATCTCATAACACTGAAAAGCTACAAACAAAATTCCATTCTGATTTCCTGCATCCTCGCGGAGGCGCCTACAGTGAGCTGTACTACCGTGCCCACAGGGCCACAGAAAGCGAGTAGCCAGTGTTTTAGAGTGTGATGGGGCATAGAAGCCGGCTTTTATTTGTACATATGCTACGAGTGGGGACAGTCCTGGGAAGTAGAAACACACAGCATGTGAGTCACTTGGTTCAGAGGCTGAGGCGCAGTGTGATGGAGACCGAAGTGTGGGAACGAACTCTACAGTGGCTGAGCCCCGCGTCGGGGGCGTTCCACGCCACCTGCGGGTCCCACATACCCGAGAAGTctaaggttccaaaggctggaaacttgGTAGCGGCAGGCCCCAGAAGACACGAAGGAGTTCGTGGGCTCCAAAGGTTTATTGCCATGGTGTGGTAGTTGGATCTGGATGTGAGTGCCCCCTAGTAAAAGCcagggggagctggcttaaatagggagggaaaaaggagggactgggaaggaataacttaatttagctatgcgccccaccccaccctttaggtaactcatgaatatgaaaATTGAGGCAGGGGCctgttagtcacgccctctacctgtagctgtaGATGGTGAGCTACCTGTAGCTCTCTAGGGGGAGCTACTGAGCCAAACTCTGCAGGGCGCAGGTTAATGGGAATGTGGGCCGTATGGAGGACTCTGGAATCCCGGGGCGTGGGGAGATACATGccgtccctcacaggccatgtccctcacagaccatggttctgttgggtctctggctatctcaaacccagtacTCTACTGGGGAGACCAGATCATCTCTTCACGGTCCTACACCCAAGAGTATTCCTACGACCACCATTTGGCCATCCTCAGTCTTCCTCCATAGAGACCCTGTACCAGGGAGTGGGGGCAGGTGTGTGGGGTCTTGGTAGCCTCCAGCTTTTAGGTGGATGTGGCTATGTCGTCCTTTCATGAGCGGGAGCAAGGTGGTCATCCCGTGGCTTCCTTCTGCTGGGTTCCTTGTACCTTGGCTGCTGTCCTTATTGCCAACACAACATATTGGCCTATTGTTGAGACTTACAGCTGCCCTGTTCCTCATTCGTTaggtggaaaaaaacaaacaacaacaacaacaaaacccaacaaaacaaaacaaaacaaaaaaactatccATGCTCCTGACTGTCCTTGGTTTTAGAAACTCTGTTGCCCCAGTAGACGCTTGTTACATGAAGGTACTGGAGGAGGTCCCGGAGGAGGAGTAACTGGCTGGACCAAAACCTAGAAATTTTGTTCCTGGAGTTGTGCAGGGAACTTCCAAGTTAAATTCCACATAGGAAGTGGCTGCTGAGTGCCAGCCACAGCCATTCATCAGTCCAGGGGTCATAAGGGGCAGACAGCAGAGCAAAATAGCCTTCCTAGGGAGCTGGTTATAGCAACCTTTACAGAAAACAACTCTGATTTCCTGCAGGTCTGACAGCTCTAGGTTCTCCTGCTTTCTGATAGGCAGGACAGGGAAGATGTTTGTTCAGTACAGTCTGTAGTCTTCAGACACATGAGGTATCCCTTTCCTGGAGAAGGTGACATAGACTCGAAAACCTATACACCAGGCAGTGGCATCAGCAGATGTAGATTCCTCACGGACTATCTTGGACTTCTGGGTAATGGCTGCTTCTGCTGAAGTCTGGATGGAATGGAGTGAGGCAGATGCAGCCCACAGGTCTAGCTCCACCTCTTCATGATACCAATCTAAGAGGTGCAGAGACTGCTCAGAGAAGCCTCAGGAACTGTGGAGGAGGCCAAACATCTGAGAGTGGATAGTTGTAAGACAGGGCAAGTCATGGGCGGATGAAGACGAGGGAGAATCCAAGCTCCAGGCTTGGCTGGCTCTCCCAGGAGCTCCTATGTAGAAGGCAGAGAAGGCCATAGTGGGTCTCATCACTGAAAGGAAGGGTGCTTGTGGGAACAGTGATgcattctctccttcctctgagcCTCATGGGCTGGATGGTGCAGGCTCCATTCTGCTTTCCCTGTCAGTCAGATGACACTGGGCTTCTGAGAGGTAAACCGACAGCCCATGGTCAGCCCCTATGTCTCTCCCTGGGCATGTGTGAAACTTGTCAGTCTCAGATCCACTCTAACCTAGTGAAGCCAGGGTAAAGCCCACATTGTGGTGCAGGCATGGGAAGAGTGACCGGTTCTGGTCTCTGTAAGGGCTACTATTTGGATTGCGATCCAGGAAGCAGTAAATGGACAGCCACTCAGTCACCACGAATATTATGAGGTAAGAGAGCAGTTTGGGTCTCTAGGAGCTGGTCTGAAGCTTGCAGGCATTTTCTAGGTCATAAAGAGCATGAGGCAAGGACGCTTAGAGACCTTGTCAAGCAAGGCAAAAGGCAAGGTCATGTGATTGATTCTTCAGGTCTCTCTTTCTCACAAAGTGCATAGCGCTCTTTATTTCTCTGCTACAGCTTTGCCTTCTTGAGCTGCCTTTCCACAGATGAGACTTGCAGTGTTTAATTGCAGAAGAACGTTTCCCAGAACAGACCCAAGGGttcccctccccactgcccagccACTCGTCAAAGCCAACCACTCAAAAGGCCACACTGAGCTGAGTTTTCTAACCCTTGTTGTTGCTTCTCTACCTTTTTTTGGTCTAAGGGCTTCTTTTTGCAtcgcctcattttttttttttttttttgttgttgttgttttgttttttgttttttgtttttttcaagagagAACCTTGCCCACCATGAGGTAAGTAAGTCTCCTAAAGTCCTAAATTCACCCCTGGAGTGTTTCTCGGTGGTTCACACTAGCcctgaggagggaaaagaagtcTGTCCTTTCTGGAGCAACCTTCAAGTCCTGAAATATGGCAGCTAGTCCcagaagaaaatggggaaaagtgTCATTTGTTTTTCCTGAGTACCATGGTCGCAAACTGAATTtcttccttgtttagctctgtgtcACAGTTGACTAACATTCAGTGGACAGCACAATAGGGGCCTGGAGAAGCAGGGATTGGTCTTAGTGCCCCTTACATTGAGGGTATCAGGTTTAATCATGGAACACACTATCTAGCTTTCCAGCTTGTCTGAGAAGCAAGAAGTTTGTAGAGAAAGAACAAATTCTTTTTCCCCCATTTCTCATCTTCTCTCTACTCcccctttctccatctcctccctacCCTCCTGATAACACAGGACTCCTGTGGACTGGGATCAGCACAGAAGCTGCATTCTGTAATGGCATTTGTGAGGGATGGTTAGTTCATCCTTCCTGTATTATTCCCCCTGTGCTGGACCTTGGTGTTAGAACTCAAAGGTGAGATGGCATCTCAACgagctttagtgtgtgtgtgtgtgtgtgtgtgtgtgtgtgtgtgtgtgtgtgtgtgagagagagagagagagagagagagagagagagagagagagagagaaaggtgtgtgtgtatgtgagagagagagagagagagagaaagagagtgagaaaggtgtatgtgtatgtgagagagagaggagtgtatgtgtgtgtgagagagagagagagagagagagagagagagagagagagagaaagagagagagacagagagagagagagaggagtgtgtttgtttgtgtgtgcacgtgtctaTGTCAACGGGAGCTTGACTGTAGGAAGAGATCACCTATAAGAGGTAAAGCAACATAAAGTGCAGCCCAGGTCAGGCCTGGGGAAGACAAGGCAGTGCTGAAGTTTATGCTGAAGGAAAGATGGGAAGTAGGGTTTgttaggaagcagaaagatgcaCACACTGATCTCCTCTGGTTGGCAGTGGCAAGCCTAGGTAGAGCAGGAGCCTGACCCTGTGGAAACACAGTGACCATAATGTACTGATTTCACGCTTGTAACAATCTCCCTACTTCCTGTCTTGATCATGCAAGCGCCATAACACCCTCCTGCCATCCCTGACTGGCTTGTGTGCTTGCAGCAAGGATGCTGATGGCCTGAAAGCTGCAGACACTGTACACCTCCCCCGCTATCTAAGGCTGATCTAAGCACTGCCACACTTCTTCTTCAGGCCCACTGACCGCCTCTGAACCTAGAGGTGTCTGGAGAGGGCAAACCACTCACCCTACCACATGCTCCTCAATGGTTTGTGATGAGGCTTCCTTAACAGAGTTGGAAAACTCTGGGAAAGGATGGGAGCAACCTACCAATGAAAGGATGCCTTCAGGGGAAGAGTTAGAAAGGAATCAAGCATCCAGGAAAGTGGCATTGCTGATGGTCTCCTCATCCAATGAATGGAAGAATAAAAACCAAGTGTGGAAATGAAGTAAATCGGTAATAAAGCTGACGACAATCCACTGGATGGTTTGCAGAAAGGATATCTggatggcagaggcagaaggattaggaaCTCAATGCCATCCTTGTTTACAAATTGAGATTGAGATTCCACCGTAAAACAACtgaatcaaccaaccaaccagcctcCGTCCCTAGGTATTGCTTAGGTCTCGCCAAAGGGATCTGAACTGGCTTGTGTGCTTGCAGCAAGGATGCTGATGGCCTGAAACATGTTGCCCACATTTCCAGTTAGGCTGATTATGAACATATAGCTTCCATCTCTATTAAGAGTTTGTATTCTCTAATAATAAGACACTAAAACTAATGTATCTGAgaaacatacttttatttttaaaaatattaggtgtaggggtattctgcctgcatatatgactATGAATCGCGTGTGCGCTGTGtccacagagaccaaaagagacTGTCATCTTCCCgggactgcagttacaggtggtcaTGAGTTGCCAGATAGGTACTGGGAAttagttgaacctgggtcctctggaagagcaggcagttcCCATAACTGCTGGACCATTTCTTCTGTcccaaaagcatttttaaaaagtgattaatAGCCATCCAATGTGAGGAGATTATAATTATagttataattataataacattaCAAAGGACCCAGGATGCAATTGGACTCTTGAATTTTTACCTTTGCATGTTTCAGAAGCCGCGAAGAGACACACTAGGCTTTAAGCAGCTCACAAAGGGACCTGGAGGCCCCTTGGCCCCTCCCCATTGCCCGGGAGTTTTGCTGTGCATCAGTGCCATGGGTGATGAGTAAGGGGGAGGGCTTTTTAGACGTTATCCAATCCTGTCCCTTTATCTTTTCAGGTGCGCAGACGGAGACTGGAAGTAGAAGAACGCAGGTGTCCCGTGTGGGATTTCTCTTCCCATGATGCCAAGCGGGCAGTCTGATGATGTATTGACCTGTTGTCATATTTCCACCAAGGCTAGGGTTAGATGAAAAAACTCATCTCCTGCTTCACCCTGGCCCTGTAGCTGGAGTCCCTTGGGACGGACTCGGACTTAGGGGTAGACGTGAAGCAGGGTTCTTCAGCTGCTTTCAGCTGCATCTTTGGCAATGAGCTTTGCGTACTTGGGTCCTTTGCTGGGTCTTTCCACTCCTCACACTCTGAACTATCCAGGGCTCTTCCAGGGAGCCCCGCACTGGGGCAGAAGTTTCTGCCCGGAATAGGACTAATGTTGGCCATGGTGACAGGAAAGGGCTTAGTGACTGCCTGAGGCAACGCAGGCTGCCCGGGCCTGTTCTCTCCTAAAGTCCCAGCGCGGGATGTCCGCAAAGCTCCTGGGCTGCCTTTTTGGTGGGATGTGGTCCTGTCCATGGTGGCACTGAAATACAGTGTTGTGctctcctgtccttccttcccCTGCAGGGGACCATCTGTCTCCTTCCCCTGAGCTGCAAGGTCAGCCTTGGACCCAGCCTTTGGCCTATCCTCCTGTGTAGCTGGTGGCTTCTGGCTTGTTGGATCGTCCTCAAGCTCGCTGGCAAAGGATAGATAGCTTGAAGTTTCCAGTGACTCCATCTCTGCTTTCGGAGCCCCTGCATACTCAGACCCTTTCTCCAAGGTCAAAGGGTCACAAGGAGAGGATGGGAGGTCTTGCTGGGAAAACAGGGGTTTCCTCTGCAGATCACAGGAGCAGCCAGGGCTGTCACCTCCGAGGGCTGCGTTGATCTTAGATACACTTCCTGTCTTGAGCGCAAATTTCAGCAACAGCCAGTGGTGGTGGCTGAAGATGGAGTACTCCCCAGATCTCTgctcccccagccccacctctgCAGTGTTCTGCTCTGGGCTGGGGCCCTTATCTAGACTTGTTAGCTCATAGCTTTCCTCTTGGCACCAGCTTGAGCCGTCTGGCCTCTCCACTGTGGGAACCATGGCCCTGGGAGGAGGCTCTGATTCAGCTTTGTTATCCTCTATGGGGCCACAGCATCTCCTCATGAAGCTCTCCTGGATGTCTGAGGATTTAGGGTGTAGTAGGCTGTAATAAATAACCAGTGATGCACACcctgaaacagaaaacaacaagaaTAACAAAAGGGCAAGCGTGAGTTTATGTTCTGGGacgccctacatcctgctgcgCGGGACAGACTCGGTGGCTACTTTGAATGGAACAATATAACGCTGACCGACAGTAAGATTCTGAGACTTCAGAACTGACAGTTAAGGGGTAAGGATTTTAAAGAGGCCCCAGCATCTACCAGTTTTGAAACTGTACACCACGGCTTCGGTCCTGTTGAGTCTCAGCCTTCTCCCTGGAGGGCATCTTCCACTGACCGCTTGGCGCCACGTGCAGATTTGTGCCTGCATGGTAGAGATCTCCCAGAATTCCTCAGAATCCCACCGCTGGCTCGGCATGGAGAGATGCCAAAGCCGGGGGAGGCAGGCGGTAAGAAAGAGGCCTCAAAAACAAGGGCCCGAAGCAGAGGTCAGTCGTGCTCCTTAGAA encodes:
- the Xkr5 gene encoding XK-related protein 5, whose product is MHAGLLGLSALLQAAEQSARLCSIVYYFTTGHLLWGWLAFSVLLPGFLVQALSFLWFQADGHQGHWWLAVLHLLQLGVWKRHWDSVATALWKGKEAPCWGQLHLQEADLAALRLLEALLQTGPHLLLQVYVFLASDFTDTVPGISALLSWSSLSWALVSYNRFLGIMKPGHHTMLWAALLCQQLWRMGMLGARVLSLVLFCRVYHVWVLVVGGAHWLVMTFWLVAQQSDIIESTCHWRLFNLLVGAVFILCYINFWDSPSRSRMASFYLVMLLENAILLLLATDFLQGAPGTSLWTVVGVLSGFLIGCASLVIYYSLLHPKSSDIQESFMRRCCGPIEDNKAESEPPPRAMVPTVERPDGSSWCQEESYELTSLDKGPSPEQNTAEVGLGEQRSGEYSIFSHHHWLLLKFALKTGSVSKINAALGGDSPGCSCDLQRKPLFSQQDLPSSPCDPLTLEKGSEYAGAPKAEMESLETSSYLSFASELEDDPTSQKPPATQEDRPKAGSKADLAAQGKETDGPLQGKEGQESTTLYFSATMDRTTSHQKGSPGALRTSRAGTLGENRPGQPALPQAVTKPFPVTMANISPIPGRNFCPSAGLPGRALDSSECEEWKDPAKDPSTQSSLPKMQLKAAEEPCFTSTPKSESVPRDSSYRARVKQEMSFFI